The following are encoded together in the Streptomyces rapamycinicus NRRL 5491 genome:
- a CDS encoding MBL fold metallo-hydrolase, with protein sequence MQQITLGDVTVTRVEEYFGSVDLTFRTFFPESSEELWEDNASWLVPDFYDPGTDNVRSAIQTWVLRSEGKTILVDTGVGNHKHRPYAPVWSYLNTDFLGNLARAGVRPEDVDIVVNTHLHVDHVGWNTRLDGRQWVPTFPNATYLIPERDFEFWNPENEHKPLLGRGNQNVFEDSVAPIREAGKALLWDGSLDIDANLRLELAPGHTPGSSVLALDSRGDRALFVGDLLHSPVQIADPDTNSCFCEDPAESRATRRRVLGRAADRHALVFPAHLGGHGAAEVRREGGTFAVKEWAAFARL encoded by the coding sequence ATGCAGCAGATAACCTTGGGCGACGTCACCGTCACACGCGTCGAGGAATACTTCGGATCCGTCGACCTGACGTTCCGGACCTTCTTTCCGGAAAGCTCTGAGGAGCTCTGGGAGGACAACGCTTCCTGGCTCGTCCCGGACTTCTACGACCCGGGCACCGATAACGTGCGCTCCGCGATCCAGACCTGGGTCCTGCGCAGCGAGGGCAAGACCATTCTCGTCGACACCGGGGTGGGCAACCACAAGCACCGGCCCTACGCACCGGTGTGGAGCTATCTGAACACCGACTTCCTGGGGAATCTCGCCAGGGCCGGGGTGCGGCCGGAGGACGTGGACATCGTGGTCAACACCCATCTGCACGTGGACCACGTGGGCTGGAACACCCGTCTCGACGGTCGGCAGTGGGTGCCGACCTTCCCGAACGCCACGTATCTCATCCCCGAGCGTGACTTCGAGTTCTGGAATCCGGAGAATGAGCACAAGCCACTGCTCGGCAGGGGCAATCAGAACGTCTTCGAGGATTCCGTCGCCCCCATCCGGGAAGCGGGCAAGGCGCTGCTGTGGGACGGCAGCCTCGATATCGACGCCAATCTGCGTCTGGAGCTCGCCCCCGGACACACACCGGGATCCTCCGTGCTCGCTCTCGATTCCCGAGGCGATCGCGCGCTCTTCGTGGGGGACCTGCTGCACAGCCCGGTGCAGATCGCGGACCCCGACACCAACAGTTGCTTCTGCGAGGACCCCGCCGAATCCCGCGCCACCCGCCGCCGGGTCCTCGGCCGGGCAGCCGATCGACACGCCCTGGTCTTCCCGGCCCACCTGGGCGGCCACGGCGCCGCCGAGGTACGGCGCGAGGGCGGCACGTTCGCCGTCAAGGAATGGGCAGCCTTCGCACGCCTGTGA
- a CDS encoding carboxylesterase/lipase family protein, protein MTNHTTAPVVATSHGAVRGRQEEHAAVFRHIPYAAPPRGAARFAPPAPHPPWDGVRDATAAGPTAPQPRRDAFGRLDMSPYFGEGWVPGEDYLAVNIWTPDTTRDDLPVMVFVHGGGFVAGSTRSELYDGTAFARDGVVLVTLNYRLGIPGFLHLPDAPDNRGLLDVIAALRWVGENIAAFGGDPSRVTLFGQSAGATIVGAVVADPRAEGLFRRAIIQSGSGLGAFSRAQASRVTQALARLLGTAATAEALAPVPDERFVEAMPQLAGIDLTADGRFDPLIGLSAFSLVLDQQPAEAVAAGRGAGIDLLLGTTAEEGNLYLVPSGHLTSSTEEDVHTTAARSHPAPEKLVEVYRRERPGASPGELRAAIMTDALFGAGTRRLATAHAQHPSSRTHVYEFAWRSAALDGRLGASHVMELPFVFDRTGPARLHGPEAILGPADPPAELASRVHSTWIRFARTGDPGWPPYDGARRTTMRIAETWTQVADPGARVRLAWE, encoded by the coding sequence ATGACGAACCACACCACCGCCCCCGTCGTCGCGACCTCCCATGGCGCGGTCCGCGGCCGCCAGGAGGAGCACGCCGCCGTCTTCCGGCACATCCCGTACGCCGCCCCGCCACGTGGCGCGGCCCGGTTCGCCCCGCCCGCACCGCACCCGCCCTGGGACGGTGTCCGGGACGCCACCGCCGCGGGCCCCACGGCACCGCAGCCGAGGCGCGACGCGTTCGGCCGCCTCGACATGTCCCCGTACTTCGGAGAGGGCTGGGTCCCGGGCGAGGACTACCTCGCGGTGAACATCTGGACGCCCGACACCACACGCGACGACCTGCCCGTGATGGTGTTCGTGCACGGCGGCGGCTTCGTGGCCGGGTCCACCCGGTCGGAGCTCTACGACGGCACCGCCTTCGCCCGGGACGGCGTCGTCCTGGTCACCCTCAACTACCGGCTCGGGATACCCGGCTTTCTGCATCTCCCCGACGCCCCCGACAACCGGGGCCTGCTGGATGTGATCGCTGCGCTGCGCTGGGTCGGGGAGAACATCGCGGCCTTCGGGGGCGACCCGTCCCGGGTGACGCTCTTCGGCCAGTCGGCGGGTGCCACCATCGTGGGCGCGGTGGTGGCCGACCCACGGGCCGAAGGGCTCTTCCGGCGGGCGATCATCCAGAGCGGCAGCGGCCTGGGGGCGTTCAGCCGCGCCCAGGCGAGCCGGGTCACCCAGGCCCTGGCCCGTCTCCTGGGGACCGCCGCGACCGCGGAGGCGCTGGCGCCGGTCCCCGACGAGCGCTTCGTCGAGGCCATGCCCCAACTCGCCGGGATCGACCTCACGGCCGACGGGCGCTTCGACCCGCTGATCGGCCTGAGCGCGTTCAGCCTCGTCCTGGACCAGCAGCCGGCCGAGGCCGTGGCCGCCGGACGTGGCGCGGGCATCGATCTGCTGCTCGGCACGACCGCCGAGGAGGGCAACCTCTATCTGGTCCCGTCTGGCCACCTCACATCCTCGACCGAGGAGGACGTCCACACCACGGCGGCACGCTCCCACCCCGCCCCCGAGAAGCTGGTGGAGGTCTACCGCCGGGAACGGCCCGGGGCGTCCCCGGGCGAGCTGCGGGCCGCCATCATGACGGATGCCCTGTTCGGCGCGGGCACCCGGCGGCTCGCGACCGCCCACGCCCAGCACCCCTCGTCGCGTACGCACGTCTACGAGTTCGCGTGGCGGTCGGCGGCGCTGGACGGCCGGCTCGGCGCCTCGCACGTCATGGAGCTGCCGTTCGTGTTCGACCGCACCGGGCCGGCGCGGCTGCACGGTCCCGAGGCGATCCTCGGCCCGGCCGACCCGCCCGCCGAACTCGCCTCCCGGGTCCACTCCACCTGGATCCGGTTCGCGAGGACGGGCGACCCCGGCTGGCCGCCGTACGACGGCGCGCGCAGGACGACCATGCGCATCGCCGAGACATGGACGCAGGTGGCGGACCCCGGCGCCCGGGTGCGGCTGGCCTGGGAATAG
- a CDS encoding endo-1,4-beta-xylanase gives MVIDSRQARQERGERRPRLRVRRAFSLGVVGLLTAAGVLALSGPASAASTLGGAAAAKGRYFGAAVAANHLGESPYAGTLDTEFNAVTPENEMKWDAVESSRNSFNFGSADQIVGHAQGKGMKIRGHTLVWHSQLPGWVGGLSATELRSAMNNHITKVMQHYQGKIYAWDVVNEAFQDGNSGARRSSPFQDKLGDGFIEEAFRTARAADPGAKLCYNDYNTDGQNAKSNAVYNMVKDFKARGVPIDCVGFQSHFNSQSPVPGDYQQNLQRFADLGVDVQITELDIEGSGSAQADSYRRVTQACLAVSRCTGITVWGVTDKYSWRASGTPLLFDDNYAKKPAYTAVLTALGGTSGGGGGGGGQSCTASYSETQRWGDRFNGKVTVTAGSSAISGWTVTVTVRSAQTVSTTWSGTPSWDSGGKVMTMRPNGNGNLGAGAATSFGFTVMANGDWSAPTIGSCTAS, from the coding sequence ATGGTCATCGATTCCCGTCAGGCCCGTCAGGAGCGCGGAGAGCGCCGACCTCGGTTACGCGTCCGAAGGGCGTTCAGCCTCGGTGTCGTCGGCCTCCTCACCGCGGCCGGTGTCCTGGCCCTGTCCGGTCCCGCCAGCGCCGCGAGCACCCTCGGCGGCGCGGCGGCGGCCAAGGGCCGCTACTTCGGCGCCGCCGTGGCCGCCAACCACCTCGGCGAATCCCCGTACGCCGGCACGCTGGACACCGAGTTCAACGCCGTCACCCCCGAGAACGAGATGAAGTGGGACGCCGTCGAAAGCTCCCGGAACTCGTTCAACTTCGGCAGCGCCGACCAGATCGTCGGCCACGCCCAGGGCAAGGGCATGAAGATCCGCGGCCACACCCTGGTCTGGCACTCCCAACTCCCCGGCTGGGTGGGCGGTTTGAGCGCCACCGAGCTGCGCTCGGCGATGAACAACCACATCACCAAGGTGATGCAGCACTACCAGGGCAAGATCTACGCCTGGGACGTGGTCAACGAGGCGTTCCAGGACGGCAACAGCGGTGCGCGGCGCAGTTCGCCGTTCCAGGACAAGCTCGGCGACGGCTTCATCGAGGAGGCGTTCCGCACCGCGCGTGCGGCCGACCCCGGTGCCAAGCTCTGCTACAACGACTACAACACCGACGGCCAGAACGCGAAGAGCAACGCCGTCTACAACATGGTGAAGGACTTCAAGGCGCGCGGTGTGCCGATCGACTGCGTCGGCTTCCAGTCGCACTTCAACAGCCAGTCCCCGGTCCCCGGTGACTACCAGCAGAACCTCCAGCGCTTCGCCGACCTCGGCGTCGATGTGCAGATCACCGAGCTGGACATCGAGGGCTCCGGCTCGGCCCAGGCCGACAGCTACCGCCGGGTCACCCAGGCGTGTCTGGCCGTGTCCCGCTGCACCGGCATCACCGTATGGGGGGTCACCGACAAGTACTCATGGCGCGCCAGTGGCACCCCGCTGCTGTTCGACGACAACTACGCCAAGAAGCCCGCTTACACCGCGGTGCTCACCGCGCTGGGCGGCACCAGCGGTGGCGGCGGTGGCGGAGGCGGCCAGTCGTGCACCGCGTCGTACTCCGAGACGCAGCGGTGGGGCGACCGTTTCAACGGCAAGGTGACGGTGACGGCCGGATCCTCCGCCATCAGTGGCTGGACGGTGACGGTGACCGTGCGTTCCGCGCAGACCGTCTCCACCACCTGGAGCGGCACTCCCAGCTGGGACAGCGGCGGCAAGGTCATGACGATGCGGCCCAACGGCAACGGCAACCTGGGCGCCGGAGCGGCCACCAGCTTCGGCTTCACGGTCATGGCGAACGGGGACTGGTCGGCCCCCACCATCGGCTCGTGCACCGCCTCCTAG
- a CDS encoding ABC transporter substrate-binding protein, protein MHSPLTRRGFLAAGSGLAAATVLPGLSACSALTGADSDPDTLVVHSQLGTTAPGSPTYLAALDRFRKENPGLKVKNLINGDDLAQVYETSRLARKEPDVVMVNLYDKTLAWTDVGATVDVKGYLDDWGLRTRVLPQALADWTDAKGRVRAFPYFATNWPIAYNRALLDRAGVDAIPTTGDELIAAARKLRAKGIAPVTVGGNDWTGQKLLAQIIQTFLTEDEARHTYTTGDFGSRGAREGIEYFVTLRDAGVFADKAQGLISDTMMTQFNTQAAAIESAMSSALAKVPPKVARHTEVGGWPLADGAAHDKPTILRTYTLIGFWISPNGTKKIDTVEKFLRFMYRPDTVARFIKESGRDMALRSDTVSTDFPLVAAAQRLGSTVSQALLPDVYVPPAAAQPLITATSTSFTRGTSAAKVRATLETAYRSA, encoded by the coding sequence GTGCACTCACCGCTGACTCGGCGCGGCTTCCTCGCCGCCGGTTCCGGCCTCGCCGCCGCGACCGTCCTGCCCGGCCTTTCCGCCTGCTCCGCACTCACCGGGGCGGACTCCGATCCCGATACGCTCGTGGTGCACAGCCAGCTGGGCACCACCGCGCCGGGATCGCCCACCTACCTCGCGGCCCTCGACCGGTTCCGCAAGGAGAATCCGGGACTCAAGGTCAAGAACCTCATCAACGGCGACGACCTCGCGCAGGTCTACGAGACCTCGCGGCTGGCCCGCAAGGAGCCGGACGTCGTCATGGTCAACCTCTACGACAAGACGCTGGCGTGGACGGACGTCGGCGCCACGGTCGACGTCAAGGGCTATCTGGACGACTGGGGGCTGCGGACGCGGGTGCTCCCGCAGGCGCTCGCCGACTGGACCGACGCCAAGGGCAGGGTGCGCGCCTTCCCCTACTTCGCCACCAACTGGCCGATCGCCTACAACCGGGCCCTGCTGGACCGTGCGGGCGTCGACGCGATACCCACCACGGGCGACGAGCTGATCGCCGCGGCCCGCAAGCTGCGCGCCAAGGGGATCGCGCCCGTGACCGTCGGTGGCAACGACTGGACCGGGCAGAAGCTGCTCGCCCAGATCATCCAGACCTTCCTGACCGAGGACGAGGCCCGGCACACCTACACCACCGGCGACTTCGGCAGCAGGGGCGCCCGGGAGGGCATCGAGTACTTCGTGACGCTGCGGGACGCGGGCGTCTTCGCCGACAAGGCGCAGGGCCTCATCTCGGACACGATGATGACGCAGTTCAACACGCAGGCCGCGGCGATCGAGTCGGCGATGTCCTCGGCGCTGGCCAAGGTGCCGCCGAAGGTGGCCCGGCACACCGAGGTCGGCGGGTGGCCGCTGGCGGATGGCGCCGCGCACGACAAGCCCACCATCCTGCGCACCTACACCCTGATCGGGTTCTGGATCAGCCCGAACGGCACCAAGAAGATCGACACCGTCGAGAAGTTCCTGCGCTTCATGTACCGGCCCGACACCGTCGCCCGGTTCATCAAGGAGAGCGGCCGCGACATGGCGCTCCGCTCCGACACCGTCAGCACCGATTTCCCGCTGGTCGCCGCGGCCCAGCGGCTGGGCTCGACGGTGAGCCAGGCGCTGTTGCCCGACGTGTACGTCCCGCCCGCCGCCGCCCAGCCGCTGATCACCGCCACCAGCACCTCCTTCACCCGCGGCACCAGCGCCGCGAAGGTCCGCGCCACGCTCGAGACCGCGTACCGCTCCGCGTGA